The region GGCGCTGTATCAGCCGCGGTTTGGGTCAGAGTATCGGTTCGAGCCTTAGGAGCTTGAGACTTCGGCGCAGCAACGTTGAAGCGTTGTCGCACCAGGTGCGGGTTCGTTTTCGTGTATCCGATGGCGATAATTACGAGTGCTGACGCGGCACCGAGGATGGTTTCCGCACTGCGCGCAAGGAGCATTGGCGCGACGGGGGCAGGTTCGACGGCTTGGATCATCAGCAGGGCGGTCGGGGTGATGAAGCTCGCTGCCAGCGTGTAGTTGCGGGTGACATAGGTTTCGGTCAAGAACTGCAGGATGATGATCCATATCACGAACTGCCATTCCTGCATGTGGTGCGAGAGGAGGAACCCGGCGACGAGAATGCCGGAAAGGGTGCCGAGCATACGTTGCAAGGCACGAAAGTACTGCACGCGGTAGCGGTTGTTGACCAGCGGCACTACCGCAGCGACCATCGCCCAGTAGAAGTGCGACAGCGGGTCAATGAGAGCGACGGAGATGATGCCGATCGTTCCAGCGAGCAGGGGAGCGAGGAAGAATCGCGCTGCCTCTCGCTTCAGCGCCTGCTTATCGACGCCCACTTCCTCCCCTCGCGGTTCACGCACATTGGGACCTTCCCCTATGAGGTGCGATATTCTCCCGAGCCCAAAGCAAAGACCGGCCGTCGCAGCAGCGACTGCTGTAGCGATCAGTGGGTGTGCCGGGTGGGCAAGGGACCCCACCGCGGCGATTGCGAAGAGTACGAAGACGGACCCGGTTGGGCGTGTACCTGACCACAGCGCGATGGTCGCCCACACCGAGGACGCGACGGCAGAGATGAGCATAATGAGCCATTGGTTGGTGTGGGTCCAGGACATCGTCGCGCCAATTGCGATCGCGACCACGATGGCGGTACCAGCAAGGAGCTGGTGCCGTGCCCTGTCCTGACGGGTTTCGTGGCGTCCGTAGACACCGGTGAACGCGCCGAAGTTGGCGTAGATGGCGAGGTCGAAACGGCCGATCCACAGCAACAGCAGTAGTGGGATGGCTACCCCGGCGGCTGTGCGAAACGCCGGGATGTGGTCCCGTCGTGCGGGTGCCATCGTGAACATGGCGCGAAAATGGTTCAAAGATCAGCCCTTTCTCCCGGAAGTAACAGAGTTGTTACCTTAGCCCCCTGCCAGCCCTCTGTCACAGAACCCAAAAACGCCAATTGTGTCGGAGGCGGACGTACACTAAGTCCATTCAAATTCTCTTTTGACTGCGAGGGAGTAGCGGACATGGCTGCGACTGAAGGGCATATTCAATCCGCTGGGAAAATCCCGGCACGTCACCTGATGGTCATTATCGGTGCCTTGCTGGTAGAGGTGGCGTTTTCAATAACGCTGACTGGTCTGAGTTTCTTTACACCGGCGGTGCTCGGGGACTTTCCTGGGACCCGTGCAGGTGCGTTCATGATTTATTTCACTTTGTATGGCTTCGCTTCCGCGGCGTCAATGCCGGTGGCTGGCATGCTCATTGACCGAATCAAGGCGCCTGGCTTGTTGGTCCTTGGTGGTCTCATTGCTGCGGGTGGCTTGGTTGTCTTTTCCGCCGCACAATCTCTGTGGTGGTTTTATGCAGCCGGAATCGTCATTGGTATCGGCGTGGGGCTTTCGCTGCAGTACGTCCCGATCGTCGTTATCAATCGCTGGTTTGTGGCTAAACGAGGAACCGTGTTGGGCATCGTCCTGGCGGGAACAGGAGTGGGCGGTGTGATCCTCGGCGTAGTAGTGCCGATCCTGCTGAGGACCGTTGGATGGCGGACCTCGATGGTGATTATGGCCGTCGCAATGGTTGTGCTGACAACGGGACCGGCGTTGTTCCTGATCCGCAGCAACCCTGAGGATCTCGGCCTACGCCCGTACGGTGCGGAGGTGGCACCGGCAGATGAAGTGACCACGAAAACTGGTAACGAGCCGGGAATGACGCAGCGGGAGGCTTTTGGCAGCATCTGGTTCTACGTACTGGCGGCCTCATTGCTGTTGTTGGGCGCGATCTACGGGATGACGCAACACTTCGTGAACTATCTTTCTGGCAAGCCGTGGGGTGTGGAGCTTCGCCCAGAGGAGATTTCAACAATCATTATCACGGCAACGATTTGTCTGATTGTGTTCAAACCGTTTCTTGGCTGGTTCATCGATAAAATCGGCCTGGAGCGGGCCCTGTGGATCGTGCTGCTGATTGCGGCCGGCGCGACCGCGGCGTGGGCATACATGACCACGCTCCTGCCGTACGTGTTCTTCGTGATCTTCATCTTCCTCGGTACTGCAAGCGGCACCGTCGCCCCACCACTGATCGCAGAGCACTCGTTTGGTCAGAAAGAGTTCTCGAAAATTTGGGGCACGCTGGGGATGGCCTACCCAATTGGGCTTTCAATTGGTGCGGCTGTCTGGGGGTGGGTGAAAGACTACTTCGGCTCCTACGGCTACGGCTTTGTCTCTGTGCCGGTGTTCACATTGTTGGTGCTGCTCGGAGTGAGCGCAACGTTCCGCGGTGCCCGCAAGCTTTGGGTGCCGGAAGCGCAGCAGTTGGCCTAGTCGCGCCGGGCAAGGCTATCGGTGGAAACGCCCGTGAGCAGGGCCGTACCGTCTTTCACGGCCACGGTGGGGGCGGTGGTGGCGTCGAAAACTAAGGGGGCGTTGCTCGCGGCGACGATGACGTTGCCGTACTCGTGGCCGTCGAGCATTGCTGGCGGCGCGACGGCCACTGCGTAAGAGAACACCTCGAGGAGCCCGGCAACCTCTGCGCGGGTGTTTGGAAGCTGCTGCCTGTCGCCGATGTTCGCAATGTAGATGCCACCCGGACGAAGGGCGGCAGCGCAAGCGCGGAAGAACTCGACGGTGGTCAGCGGGCGAGGGGTGGAGGGACCACTGAAGACGTCGCGAACGATGAGGTCAAGGCTGCGTCGCTGGCAGGCATGCGTGAACGCGCGTGCTTCGGCGCAGCGGATTGTGACAGGTTCGAGGTTCTCATGAAATGCCCAGCGTACGAGCTGCGCGAGTTTCCGATCGATTTCCACCGCCGTCTGGTGGCTTTGGGGGTAGCGGTGTGCGAAATATGCAGGCAGCGTGCACGCAGCCCCGCCGAGGTGGACCGCGCGGAAATCCGAGGGCACGGTGTCGCCGGGGCTGATGAATCCCGTGATCCACTGCATGTAGTCGAACGTCAGCACCTCCGGCGCGCCAAGCACAACGTAGGAGCTTGGTACGCGGTTGAGCTCGAGGGTGTAGCCGCCGTCGCGAAGTTTATCGGCGATGATGGTCGCTCTGCCGGTGTCTACGGGGAATGTTCCCGTGATGTTTTTCTTTGGGGTGCGGGGTTTGCGTCGCATTTCATGCTCTACCTTTCAGCGTTTATTCTTACCTGTTATGTACACATTGCGTGAAGCTCGCCCCGAGGACCGCCAGGCGGTCGTCGATGTTTGGGATGAATCTGGCATTACCCAAGAATGGAATGACCCGCCGACCGATTTCGATCTTGCGATGGAAAGTCCTGGTAGTACGGTGCTCGTTGCTGAGTCTGCAGAAGGTGTCGTTGACGGTGCGACTATCGTAGGTTTCGACGGCCACCGCGGGTGGATTCACATGACAGGAGTGCGCCCTAGCGCTCGGGGAGGCGGCGTGGGGCGCTTGCTTTCCGACGGTTGCGTGCAATGGCTGCGCGAACGTAAAGCCCCAGCAGTGCACCTGATGGTGGCAGAAGGCAACGACGCAGGGCGTGCTTTCTGGGAGCACCTCGGCTACTTCAAGATTGAGCCACCTGTGTACATGATTTCCCTGGAAGATTAATCGTTCCAAGACTGGGTGCGCACAAATCTGGTGGAAACCAGTACACCAACGATGACGAGGCTCAACGGCAGAAGCATAGACGTGGACATCGCCTGCGCGAATGGTTGGTGAAGCACGTCGGGGAGCGCTTGGGTGCTCCCGCCGCCGGAAAAGTCGGCAGCCGCCGGCCCGAGCTGGCGCGTGAGCTGCTGCGACATCATTGCCGCGATACCTGCAGAGCCAATGACCGCGCCAAGTTGGCGCACGGTGTTATATACGCTGGAGCCCGCCCCTGCCAGGCGCGGATCGAGGTTTCGCGTCGCGATCATGGACAATGGCCCCCACACCATGGAGTTGCCAAACCCGTTGATCACGGAGACCGCGAGTAACCACATTGGGGAGACACTCGGGTCGGTAATGAAGGCCGCGGCACCAATCGCGACCGCGACGAGCGAGAGCCCTGCGATCGCGAACGGCTTGGGCTGATGCGTGTTGGTGAGCTTGCCGACCCAAGGCGAGAAGCATCCAGAAATCAATCCCGCGGGAAGCAGGAGCAACGCTGCTTGGGTTGGCGAGTAGTGTTGCACGTTTTGCACGTAGATCATCCACGGAATGACGTAGGTGGAGATTGCAAACCCAACCGTAGAAATTGCTACGCAGGCGAGGGAAAAGTTTCGGTCAGAAAACAGCTCCAACGGCACCAACGGATCCCGGGTGGTTTTTGTTTGCCACCATACGAAGAGCGACAGCAACACGGCGCCGGCGCAAATGAGCGCAACGATGGGGAAGCTCCACGAAAACGTCTGTCCTTCCTGGATGCCGAACACCAGGCAGAACATGCCCGAAGCCGACAGAGCGACGCCAACCCAGTCAAACGTCCGTGCATTTTGCTCAAGCCTCGGCACGAAGACCCACGCCAATGCGATGCCAACAATGCCCACCGGGACGTTGATGATGAAGATCCACGCCCAGCCCCAGGCGTCCACGAGGAGACCGCCGAGCAGCGGCCCAACGATTGTCGCTACCCCTGCCGTTGCGCCCCAGACGCCCATGGCGCCACCCCGCTGCTGCGGTGCGAACGTGCGCAGCATCACCGACATCGTCTGCGGTGTCACTAGGGCACCGCCAAAGCCCTGCACAGCCCGGGCAAGAATCAGAGCCTCGATCGAGGTCGCCAAACCGCACGCCAGCGAGGCGACCGTGAACAGGCTCAAGCCACACAGGTACACGGTCCGCGGTCCGATCCTGTCTCCGAGCCGCCCCGTAATCAGCAGCGGCACCGCGTACGCCAGCAAGTACGAACTGTTCACCCAGATAATCTGGCTGTAGGTGGCGTTAAACGCGGTGGAAATCGCAGGAATAGCGACGGCAACGATCGTTGAGTCCACCAGAATCACGAAAAACCCGACCATCATCGACCACAACGCCGCCCAGGGCCCTGTGCTGCGGGGAGTCTCCATCGCACTGACTCTACCGGGTGGTCGCCAGTGGCGAAAGAGCATAGGGCATATGATGGCACCTATGAGCGATATACATTCGACAGAAGTCTCCCAGAACGTCATCCTCCCGCAGTCAAAAGACGCAATCTTTTTGACGCTCACCATCGCACAAGGGCACGAGCGCGACGTAGTAGACATCATCGGTGGCCTTGCAGGGCTCGTCAACGGTGTCGGCTTCCGCTGGCCAGAGGCTCACTTAAGTGCGGTCCTCGGCATTGGCGCCTCGATGTGGGACCGCCTCTTTACCGTGGAAAAGCCCGAAGGCCTCCACGAATTCGTCGAACTGCAAGGGGAGAAGCACCACGCGCCGTCGACACCAGGCGACCTGTTCTTCCACATCCGTGCCGACGAATATGACGTCGCATTCGAGCTTGCTCGCCGCATCACGAAACAGCTCGGTGACGCCATCGAAGACTTTGACGAGACGCACGCTTTCCAGTACCAGGACTTCCGCGACCCTCTCGGGTTTGTCGACGGCACTGAGTCCCCGCGCGGCCAAGACGGCATCGCAACGGCGATTATCCGCGAAGGAAAGTGGGCGGGTGGCAGCCACATCGTGCTGCAAAAGTACGTCCACGATCTGAAAGCCTGGGACGATTTACCCGTCGAGGAGCAGGAGCGTGTCATCGGCCGAACGAAGCACGAAGACATCGAGTTCGACGACGACGCGAAACCGGCCAACAGTCACGTTGCTGTGAACTCGATCGAAGATGAAGACGGCGAATCGTTGGAGATCGTCCGCAACAACCTCACCTTCGGTGACGCAGCCGGCCAGCAGGGCACATTCTTTATGAGCTACGCGAAGGACGTCGCCATCACCGAGCGGATGCTGCGCCGCATGTTCATCGGAGAGCCAGTTGGCAACTATGACAGAATCCTCGACTTTTCCACGGCACTCACCGGGTGCAACTTCTTTGCACCGCCGAAAACATTCATGGAAAACGTCGAGGATTACGTCAAGGAAGAACTGCGCTAACCCACAAGCTGCTGTAACTGCGGTGGTAGGTACTCGCGGATGGTAGGCCACGTCACCGCAGCGATTAAGCCCAGCCCGGCGAGCACACCAACCGTGATGAGCGCCGCCTTCGTCTTGGAACTGCCCTCCGAGGACATCAGGTTATCTTCGGCGTCCATGTCATCGGTCTGCGGTGGGTTTGGTGTGACGTTGACGTCGACATCGTTTTGGTCGTGCGGGCGCATCGCTTCAGGGTCAATACCGAAGAACGTGTCCAGGCCCTTGACGTTGAACTGCGTCGACATGTAGCGTTCGTTGGTGTTCGTGTTCCACTGCGAAATGACGACGTCGAGGTTCGCGATCGTGGAACCCGGTACGATGTACCCACCGTAAGGTTGGGAGAAATTCATCGGCGTCTGCTGAAAGTCCCAGTAGCCATTCTTGGCGATTGTCGCGACAGGCACGTCGTTCCAGCTTTGTGGCAGCGTATCCGAAATGCGGACCTCGACGGCGAGCGTGGCCTCGTTGAACATCACGAACACCCAGTGGTTGTCGATGTATCGCAGGTTCATCTCGCCGGCCTTGATCTTGTTACCGTGCAGGATCGCGCCAGCTTCGTTGCCCCACTCGTCGGTGTTGGGATTATATAGCTCCCAACTCTCTTGACTGCCAATCTGCTCCTCGGTAAAGCGAGCCAGGTACACCGGGTGCTCGCGCTGGAAGCCGGACATCACTGCGTAGATGTAGCCGTCTGGCCCTTTTTCCCAAGAGATGAGCTGGCCAAGGCCATTGAGGTAGTAGTTAGGGGTGCGCCCGATGCTCTTCCAGGTTTTCCCCTCGTCTGTGGACTTCCATGTCTGTGTCTCGAGCACATTGCCGATGCCACGGTTCCACATGCCCTGCATGTACAGCGTTCCGTTGATGTTGATCACATCGGACGGGATGAGGGTCAGGTTGTCGCCTTCTTTCCGGTAGTAGTTGATCAGGCCGTATGCGTCACGGTGCCCCTTGAGCGGGCGAAGGATTTCGATCTGTCCGTTATT is a window of Corynebacterium pseudogenitalium DNA encoding:
- a CDS encoding FUSC family protein; the protein is MNHFRAMFTMAPARRDHIPAFRTAAGVAIPLLLLLWIGRFDLAIYANFGAFTGVYGRHETRQDRARHQLLAGTAIVVAIAIGATMSWTHTNQWLIMLISAVASSVWATIALWSGTRPTGSVFVLFAIAAVGSLAHPAHPLIATAVAAATAGLCFGLGRISHLIGEGPNVREPRGEEVGVDKQALKREAARFFLAPLLAGTIGIISVALIDPLSHFYWAMVAAVVPLVNNRYRVQYFRALQRMLGTLSGILVAGFLLSHHMQEWQFVIWIIILQFLTETYVTRNYTLAASFITPTALLMIQAVEPAPVAPMLLARSAETILGAASALVIIAIGYTKTNPHLVRQRFNVAAPKSQAPKARTDTLTQTAADTAPHTPHPQP
- a CDS encoding MFS transporter; the encoded protein is MAATEGHIQSAGKIPARHLMVIIGALLVEVAFSITLTGLSFFTPAVLGDFPGTRAGAFMIYFTLYGFASAASMPVAGMLIDRIKAPGLLVLGGLIAAGGLVVFSAAQSLWWFYAAGIVIGIGVGLSLQYVPIVVINRWFVAKRGTVLGIVLAGTGVGGVILGVVVPILLRTVGWRTSMVIMAVAMVVLTTGPALFLIRSNPEDLGLRPYGAEVAPADEVTTKTGNEPGMTQREAFGSIWFYVLAASLLLLGAIYGMTQHFVNYLSGKPWGVELRPEEISTIIITATICLIVFKPFLGWFIDKIGLERALWIVLLIAAGATAAWAYMTTLLPYVFFVIFIFLGTASGTVAPPLIAEHSFGQKEFSKIWGTLGMAYPIGLSIGAAVWGWVKDYFGSYGYGFVSVPVFTLLVLLGVSATFRGARKLWVPEAQQLA
- a CDS encoding spermidine synthase → MRRKPRTPKKNITGTFPVDTGRATIIADKLRDGGYTLELNRVPSSYVVLGAPEVLTFDYMQWITGFISPGDTVPSDFRAVHLGGAACTLPAYFAHRYPQSHQTAVEIDRKLAQLVRWAFHENLEPVTIRCAEARAFTHACQRRSLDLIVRDVFSGPSTPRPLTTVEFFRACAAALRPGGIYIANIGDRQQLPNTRAEVAGLLEVFSYAVAVAPPAMLDGHEYGNVIVAASNAPLVFDATTAPTVAVKDGTALLTGVSTDSLARRD
- a CDS encoding GNAT family N-acetyltransferase, producing MYTLREARPEDRQAVVDVWDESGITQEWNDPPTDFDLAMESPGSTVLVAESAEGVVDGATIVGFDGHRGWIHMTGVRPSARGGGVGRLLSDGCVQWLRERKAPAVHLMVAEGNDAGRAFWEHLGYFKIEPPVYMISLED
- a CDS encoding DHA2 family efflux MFS transporter permease subunit, whose protein sequence is METPRSTGPWAALWSMMVGFFVILVDSTIVAVAIPAISTAFNATYSQIIWVNSSYLLAYAVPLLITGRLGDRIGPRTVYLCGLSLFTVASLACGLATSIEALILARAVQGFGGALVTPQTMSVMLRTFAPQQRGGAMGVWGATAGVATIVGPLLGGLLVDAWGWAWIFIINVPVGIVGIALAWVFVPRLEQNARTFDWVGVALSASGMFCLVFGIQEGQTFSWSFPIVALICAGAVLLSLFVWWQTKTTRDPLVPLELFSDRNFSLACVAISTVGFAISTYVIPWMIYVQNVQHYSPTQAALLLLPAGLISGCFSPWVGKLTNTHQPKPFAIAGLSLVAVAIGAAAFITDPSVSPMWLLAVSVINGFGNSMVWGPLSMIATRNLDPRLAGAGSSVYNTVRQLGAVIGSAGIAAMMSQQLTRQLGPAAADFSGGGSTQALPDVLHQPFAQAMSTSMLLPLSLVIVGVLVSTRFVRTQSWND
- a CDS encoding Dyp-type peroxidase, coding for MSDIHSTEVSQNVILPQSKDAIFLTLTIAQGHERDVVDIIGGLAGLVNGVGFRWPEAHLSAVLGIGASMWDRLFTVEKPEGLHEFVELQGEKHHAPSTPGDLFFHIRADEYDVAFELARRITKQLGDAIEDFDETHAFQYQDFRDPLGFVDGTESPRGQDGIATAIIREGKWAGGSHIVLQKYVHDLKAWDDLPVEEQERVIGRTKHEDIEFDDDAKPANSHVAVNSIEDEDGESLEIVRNNLTFGDAAGQQGTFFMSYAKDVAITERMLRRMFIGEPVGNYDRILDFSTALTGCNFFAPPKTFMENVEDYVKEELR
- a CDS encoding DUF4185 domain-containing protein, which encodes MPLPPLTRIIACATTLALAATGLSIPVAHAQANSILPAWPTIRPHGPEDLPTKPKQKPMKMPDGTVVQIMGDVLGPWAAHVGIGAGDLGAMTPLNGDEFAMIFGDSFRGKKFGEGDWISPIGVVARMNNGQIEILRPLKGHRDAYGLINYYRKEGDNLTLIPSDVININGTLYMQGMWNRGIGNVLETQTWKSTDEGKTWKSIGRTPNYYLNGLGQLISWEKGPDGYIYAVMSGFQREHPVYLARFTEEQIGSQESWELYNPNTDEWGNEAGAILHGNKIKAGEMNLRYIDNHWVFVMFNEATLAVEVRISDTLPQSWNDVPVATIAKNGYWDFQQTPMNFSQPYGGYIVPGSTIANLDVVISQWNTNTNERYMSTQFNVKGLDTFFGIDPEAMRPHDQNDVDVNVTPNPPQTDDMDAEDNLMSSEGSSKTKAALITVGVLAGLGLIAAVTWPTIREYLPPQLQQLVG